The genomic stretch AATAGGTTAGGTCGAGTTAGACTTTGCCAAATTTGAATATGGCCTGTCAAAATTTTCAAAGCTTAAGTCTGACCTTTGGCCTATCAAAGACTTCTTTTTAGACCTAAGTTTGACCTTTTTGAAATCTTATTTGGCCTAAGAGCCTACGTAAAAGTCAATTTTATTTgaacatttataaataaaaaatttaaataatgtttaaatagactaacaaattaaaagatcaataaaactaaatgcttatttgcgttgacttattcaagtttatctattaatataaattttataatactatttgtttgagagaacttatgacattgttcctAAGGTTTTTACAATTAATTTTCATCCGTTCCTCAAAATGACAAAGcttgatttttgtattttaattcaaattataaacacaatattataataataattaagcatgtatatatatatatatatatatatatatatatatatatatatatatatatatatatatatatatatatatatatatatatatatatatatatatatatatatatatatatatatatatatatatatatatatatatatatatatcagcctACTAGTCTTAAAAGGCTTTCAGCCTACTAGTCTtaaaaggctttttgaatggttTGTGACCGGACCTTTTtagttaaataggcttttaaaaaaatctaggcttttttttatttgaaacaaaGTCTGATCTGACTTGGACCTGTGTAAGTTAGGTTATGGGCCCCTGTTAGTTGGTCTAGCCTATTCTTACCCTTATTCATAACTAAATAGACGACGCGCAAAATAAACTATAACACGCGAtcttcattttatcaattttagaCTATAACTAAATAGAATCTCAACATATTTTTGTTCTGATTAATCAGTAGTTAACTAAGGCAAAATTATACCCCTACACAAGATTTCTCCAAAAATTAAGACGACttgtaggggtgttcatgggtcggTTTGGGTTGAATTTAGCCAAAACCAAAACTCAACCCGTACATGGTACACTGGTTTGGGTGAGGAAAAATAACCACCCGCAATATCATTGGGTTGGTTTgggtaaaaccacaaatttatgggttggattgggttgggtaatgggttacccaatattatttttccttatataattattaatgatatgttACATTTTATCTTAATAAATAGCTTAacatattattgtttttttttaacatcAAATGTCAAAATGTATAATGAAATTTATCATAAACATATGTTTGTAAAAACCAAAGTTACATTAGTAAAACCTAGAATTGCATAAAATACTTGCAATTTATTAGAACtagcatcaaaataatcaaaatgtggcatcctaaataagttaaaatcattacttactaaataaaagatcttcaaaaagttgaaattgaagcaagcaaaattaaaaacatcaaagtcatcacttgtcaaattacaaaaaaagagaaaaaatatagtcACTCAATAACCCATGGGTTTGGTGGGTTGGGTGTGGTTTTACCCATAACCCAATTATTTTGACtgggttttcatttttgaaaaccaTATTCACCCAATAACCCGACTCAACCCACTTTTTTGGATCGGTTTAGGTGGGTTTTACTGGGTTTATTGGGTTTACCCAACCCATGAACACCCTTAACGACTTGTGTTCGATTCCTGCAATTTTAAGAGGGGAAAGGGTGCTTTACTTGAAGACTAACTTATCAAAAACCATGGCTAATTTTTCATGGCTCAATGGCTTAAGCCTCACTTATATATGTAAAAGAGTAGACCCCAACAATATGATATTATTCTTTACATTATCAATTAAGAATTCTTTTAGCGTATTAGATGCTCAACCAACTAGTCAAGCCAGACAACATAAAGTTGTACATGTTTTTTGCAAGCTGTAAACATATTCATCTTTATCAACTGAGTGTGGCCTTCAAACAATAAACTTTCAAATACGCGTATTCTCCAGCACAACTCACATCACCCCATTACTTGCGCTATATACTAAATATTATTCTAACTACAATCTAGTTATTATACTTGTATATCCATGAAAATGGTGATTATGTTtcactaattaattattattggtgTGACCTTGTCAACAACAATTGTAAACTATTCATTAATGATATAACATACACCCATGTTATGTAATTTAGATTGATAAACATTTGGTATCTATTTCTCTTGACATAATGGCCCATCCTATCAGCTTGAGAGGGGGGGCCTGTCCCTATTTCTTCGAATATAAGTAGAATTTGATGATCAAAACATTTTTTCCAGATCAAGAACAAAACTTAATTAAGTGACTAAAATTTGCTTCATCGATTTTTGGAAAATGACTATATAAACTAATTTGCTTGCTCTCATGATCCCCTGTACTAACTGATCTCGAGTAGAACcttttgaagtgcttctgttgttAGAGGGATGTGCAAGCAATCTTGACCGTCAGAATGCCTCTTGGTTTTGACGAGCTCGTGGTCTTTAAATTCCGTCAAATGAGAATTAAGGGTAACCTGGCTGCTAACTAAGAAACGTTCACGACAGACTGAGTAGAGGTCACTGATTGGCATTCCTGGAGGGATAAAAACAGTTAAGAAAACGTATATACGAAAATAACGGAAATATGATATTTAAGTAAAATTATAGAAACTTGCCTTCATCGGGATGAGAAATTTGATATTCAGCAAGAACTTTGAATACACTCTGGGCGTTGGGTGTCAAACTTTGCAAAACTATTGAAGCTGTTTTGACACTTTGGCTGGCACTGCCGTGTGCGAGAATCAAAGGATAGAACATGCCTTCAACCTTATATGGGGCAAATGTAGGAACATGGTGCCAGCACCAATTGAACTGTGTGTGAGCCATATTCTTGTCCCAAACTGCCAACAGAAGATGTAACTGTTAAGCAATAGGCAGAGGCAACAAAAATCCTTCATATAGTCACATGATATACTTCATTTTTATCCCTACTGCTACAAGAGTCATTTCTCTACTCCAACATAGATTAAATGATACCAATATGTTTTATCAACACCGACTCTTGGGTGGGATCAACCACTTAGATCCAAgtcatttttaataatttagctgttttcttatttgttttctaCATCTTATAGTGCagtatatttttcatttgattaatTCTTATTATCGGTCTTTGCTCACTTGACCAAACTAGCTTATAGATGTCATTCTACCACCTTTTGCTCAATATGTGCCACTCCATTTGTCTAATGCAATCGGTTCTAGTTTTATTCATTTCTATCCTATAAACAACTGTAAAACAGAACTGTGAATAAATAATATAGTAGTAAATTTATGTTCAAGACCAAGAAAAGTTTAGGCTCTTCAACTTTCAAAAAGGGTGATACCAATAAGCAGCAGAAATCAAACAAAAGTTCAATAATATGTTTTAAAAAGGCCTTTATACTTTTTTTTATCTTGAATTAACAATGAACTAATTGATATATCCACATTAATTATAAGTTAAACTATTTGAGCTCCTAGTCACAGTTCAAAGTTCAAACACTCAAAATAAATCTCCAGCAGATGTTAATAAACTAATTTAAACATGCAGAAAAAAATTCAAGCAAACATAACGTCAAGGCATATCTAAATTATGGCAATACTGACTGCACTAACAATTTACAAGTATTATAATCACGGGATAATTTGACGGTATGAAATAAACTTACACAGGGGAGCATTAACATGGTCAATAGAGGCAACCATACGaatatgggtacaagaagccAGTCGGGCGAGATATTGTTGGGTTTCAGAGTCTCTTAATCCTGGTCCATCAATATTGTGAATGACTACACAAACAAAACAATCCTTGTCCTCTACTTCCACTTCATACAAAAATGTAAGAAGATCTTCTATAGATTGAGAGTTGAGCTGCCGGCTGGAAACCTTTCGTTTAGCTTTCACTTGATCGCATAGAAGTTCAGCTAAAGTTATTAGAACCTAAtatattgaaagaaaaaaataaatgttaGCACGCTCGCGATCCTTCACTAATACATTCACTTGTCTACGATGCTGCCTCTACTTTTCACTACCAACAAAGTATAATTACACGCTTCTGTGGAGTGCAAGATCTTAGTTGGAAAACAAACCTGTTTTAAGTTAATGGTTTGAAGATACCCATTAATGACAACTACAGAATATTCGGTCAATGTCTTTGAAGCAAAGTCTTCAATCAAAGCCTTCTTAGACCCAAAGCCATACATTAGAAGAGCAAAGCCACAGCTGACTCATTCGGAAAAAAGTGAAGGTCACAATATTTCCATGGTAGATAAattgacttttaaaaaatataaaattattcaaCAAGCTAAAATACACTATACAGCAattaatagttaaaaaaaatggcattataaattttaatagcTTATTTGGACTGATCTCATATTATAGTTTGAAGGGCTTACAGAAATAGTTTATGATACATACGTTGTCTTTACTCATTTTAATAAACTCTCGGGAAGAGCATACTTCGCTTTACCTCTGATTACATTTTACTCCATCCATCTCAAATTCTATATTCAAGAGTGAAAGGTCCACCCCACAAGGGAGTACTAACTAACAGTTCCGAACCAGGAGATGGTTGCCCATCATATGACTCACCAACTTCACTTGCCTCTCTGGGAGACTCGCTCCGGATAGATTTGGATTACAAAGGAAAGGGTTGGCGGGTTGAAAATgttttcaatattattatttttccgCGATGAGAAATGTAAGACGAGAAAAGAACCCATCTTTCCGACTGGGAAATTCGAGTATGTTCTGTCTACTTTCTCCATCCCTCTCTTTGTGGAAACAATTTCTTTTAATAGCAAATCTGGCTCTAAAGCAAATAAATCAACGCACAAGAACACATTGATTGATCACAAAGTTCAGTCAATTATGCCTACATCTCCGACAATATAGTGGCCACTGCACTTTCCTATCATGCAATGAATTAGTTTCAGAGTACGAAGCTTTGTTTAAATACTGTCCAGTTTAAGTTCCAGCTGCTCGCTACGCTAAGCTCGAGTGTATATCCATATATCCGAGAATATGATCCATACTTAATAGAAACAAACATTAATCCAAATTGGTTTTCAAATGTATGATACTAACTGaatttaattgcatatgatataatATAGTATAATTTCTAATCTGTTATACAAGCACTTAACATATCTCTCACCTCAAAAGCCCTCTAAGATTTTTAAAAAACGGTAGTGGTCGCGTTACGGTCGCGTAAAGGCTTTTGCAATTTCCGTCGGTACAGCCATACAAGTGTCGCAACACTGATTGCGGTAGTCGCAGTGTGAATTAaccacaatttgttctttaacataaaaaaaaaaaaagaataagggTATTGGTCTCGTCACATGCCGATACTGATTTGTCGCGACTGTTTTCGCGGTCACCGACTTTTTTTAAAACATGGTAAGGATGACAAGTGTACCTTAAGGAGAGAAGCCATTCAGGATACATAGCTGCATAAGAATCCATTAACCGAGCAATCTCATTCTCATGCTTAGGTTGAATATGCAATGCAGCTTCCCTAAGTTCCTACTCACATAAGAAATCAAAAGGTAAAATATAAGCAGAAAAATTCGAGAGAATCAAGTTCATTTTCATTCATCAATTGGTACCTGTTCATCAACAACATCGATGTCAGTAATCTTGCGCTTTGATTTCTTTACCGTAGATTGAACTTCCTTTGCTAGAAAATAATTTCTGGAAAATTCCAAATCCTCTTCttcgtcttcctcttcctcctccCAATTTTCATTGTTGTTCATCTTTCAATTAAACCaaaataattaagcaacattgAAAACAAAATGCAAATTTATCATCGAAAGTTCATACCATACCTTTGAAAATATTCGAAAATAAAGTTAAacacaaagttttgaaaaaattgatTCTGGCTTCTCCGGCGAGGGTGCAACCACGGTGCTCCGGTGAGGGTACGGTGGCGAATTAATGGAGCTGCGTTTTGAATTACAAGATTAAACTGCTAGCAGTTCTAACTTCTAACTACTGTTGTTGTGCCCTAGTACCACTCTAGATGATTTTCCCGCCATTTTTTCATTGGGTTGGTTTAGGATAACCCGGTCTAATAAATAAACCGGTTTGGGTTTTTCTTGTGGTCAATGACTATTTAAACTAAATGAACCGAAAATAAACTCACGAAGATGAAGAAAGAATAGGAAAATTAacttaaaaattataaactatataaATTGGTGAGTAGGGTTGTTCAAAAAATCTAAAAACTGAATCGAAACGTTGAATCGAATCAAGTCGAAGTTAAAATAATTGAACCGTTATGTTTGGTTAGTAAATCACACCATAATGCACAAATAAATTTAGAACTAAACTTGAAATCGAATCGAACTGAAACTGAactcaaaccaaatcaaaattaaaaatgaaatccgACATTTCAAACTCCTTGTTGAGATCACCTTTAAAGTCTttgatctctttcttgcagctaccagttattaacaagtcatcgacatagagacacaATATAAGTAGcgcacttcttcttcttcttcttcttcttctaacgtATACTTCATACttagttgtgcacttcacaaattccttcTCTTTTAGGAAACTATCTATCTTCTTATTTTAAGCTTTTGAAGTCTGTTTAAGTCCATACAAGGCTTTATACAGTATGTATATCTTACTTTCTTGGCCTTGTTTCACAAACCCAATTGTTTGTGCAACATGAACTTCTTCATCTAAGGGGTCATTTAGAAATTCACATTTCACATCTAGCTGACAAATATAACAATTTTTCATATTTGCTAGACCTACAACAAACTTGATTGTTTTAATCCTAGCAAATGGTGCAAAACCTTCGtcgaagtcgattccttctttctaaagaaatccttttgccacaagtctTGTCTTGTGTCGAGTTACTTTTCCTTCGGGATTCagcttcaccttgtatacccacttcacattgATTGCCTTTTTGCCTTGTGGCAATTCGACTAGTGACCAAGTGTTGTTGACTTCGATGGACTTCAGTTTCTCATTCATCGCTTTCATCCACTTTGAGTCCTTCAATGTCCCAATTAGATTGCCTGGACATGCATCTGCATAGAAAGCATCATGAACAAGTTCACCTTTGTCATCGGCCACATCAtttgatgtaatcacacattcctCTAACCTTGCGAGCAAGTTTCTTGTTCTTTGAGGTCTGCTTGTGCCTGCTtgacctctgacttcttcttgtcgaacttctctttcgacttcactAGTTGGTTTTTCACATAAGATTCATACTAAATCCTTCTTGACACTTTTTGTCTAGTCCCATTCCTTAAGTTAATATATGAACACGCCCTAACTGATCATAACTTGCTTGTTTACTATGTCAAACTATTTATATCTACCAGTCAaatgatatcctattaggatcattGAACTCGActtgtcattaagttttttttctcAACTAATCACGCACATGtatatgtgctatagatccaaatacctttaGATGACTAAACTTAGGCATGACACTAGACCAACATTTTTTGTTGTggttccttctagcttcttcgttAGACATCTATTTAGGATGTATGTTATTATCGACACAACTTCACGCCATAATTCTTTAGATAAATGTTTGCCTTTCAACATACTCCTCACCATGCTCAAGATGGTTTTATTCTTTCTTTCTGTAGtttcattttgttgtggagtgtaAGGGGAACCACCTTAGGCACAATCCATTCTTTTTCACATAATGCATCGAAATATTtcaacacatattctccaccaccatcagtccTCGGAGTCTTGAGCTTTTGACCATTTTGCCTCTCGACTATAGATTTAAACTCGACAAATACCTTAATCACTTCACTTTTATTCTTGATCATGTAAGTCCAAGGTTTTCGattgaaatcatctatgaatgtgacaaagtatttgttacctccagtTGAATCGACCTAGACATAAACACACACATCATAATATATGAATTCAAGAATTGCCTTCGACTTACTTCATGTATCCTTGCTAAAGTTATTTTTGTGTTGCTTTGATACTTCATTTGGAATGTCGATTTATGGTAACCCTGAAACCATATTTCCTCTATTCAAATTTCTGATGGCATTGAAATTGAGATGTCCAAGTCTGTATTGCCATAACCGTTCATCTCTACTAATTGCAGTTGTCAGACACGTGTGCTTCATCACATTAAGTTTAATCTTGAAGGTTATGTTCTAAGACATTAGAGCCTTTGAGATTAATCTACCAACTGAGTTGAGAACTCTCATCATTTTATCTTTGATTGACACTTTGTAATTCTTCTTAATCAGTTGCCATGTGCTGAGCAAATTTCTTTTCATGCATGATATGTACAATACATTTGGAATTACTGACCTTTTGCCATTTTTTCTCATAATCAGAACATCACCCACACCTTCAGCTTATATAGTATTGTCATTTGAGAATTTCACATTGTTCTTCATCAAGGGACTCATGCTGACAAACCAATGTTTCATTCCAATTATGTGTGATGAGCATCACgagtccaagtaccattggtccttcaATCTCTCTTCACCTCTTGTTATGACCATCATCAACATCTCTTTTTCTTCGTATTTTGAAAGCCTTATATCATTttcttgattcttttatttttcaggaCAATCACTTGAATAATGACAATACTTTTGAAAATTGTACcactgaatgtgactcttgtcaggttTTCTTCCACCACCTCTTCATCTACCTGCACCACCACCTATGTGGTTTCTCTGGTTTGGAAATATAATCTGATTCGACGATATTTCCTCTTTTTGGTTTCCTCTACCAGACAAATTGTTGTTGCCTCATATACCTTTACACTCGAACCATTTTCATTTACTTTCTTTTCTTGACTTCGCATGCAGAGCTACATCTCTCTTTGACTTACTTGCAAATCTCTCAGCCATTTGAAAGTATAATGAATGTGATAGTTGTTATCTCCCCTATATGTAGATTAATTTGATCAAATTGGGTAAATAAATTTCAGTGTTcttactttttattattatttttttttattgcttAAAGTCATTTGTCTGATTGTCGTTGTTCTTTGTTCCACACATCAAATTTCTTGGTGTGGATTGAACCTTAAATTTTCACAACATTTTATTATATGCTAAACAAACCAAGATTCATGTCGAGTTTATGTACAACAAAATATTATTTGAAAACATATATCATAATCCAAACACAAAtaattccatatatatatattcaatatttCAGCTCATAACAATCAGGTTGAACACTTAAAAGACACTTATTGCCACTTACTTATGCACAACAAAATATTATGCACAACAAAATATTATTTGCCACTTAATGCAACCTACGTTTGAAAACATAAAAGGCAGTTTACAAACACAATCAGATTGATAAACATTATTGTATTTGCATGTTATAGGGAAAAAACTTCATATGCACTATAAATCATACACAATATAAATTATTAGATAAAAGATCATAATCATTGCAATACCTATTTTGTAGCCTTAAGTTGTAACAAACAAAGAcaatgtcattaagttttttatGCTTCAACCTATTTTTTTTTAGGAATGTGCTTAAACACACTCCAATTTTGTTTGCAACCAAAGACACTACAAGTTTGACTTAAAACCTAAATAGCCGACTTTTGCAAATTGGATGCTTTGGTTCCATAAGTTTCCCACCATTGATATAGAATAATAcatgtgataaaattaaaaacCGTTTTAAAATACATATTGACAATGTACTAAAATACATAAGGATTGTCAACTAATTTTACCGGGATACATTTCATCTCGATTTTTTACGGTTGTTGTCCTTCCAAAACTACCATCATAACTTTTGATGATCTCATCTCACTAGTTAATTTAGTTTGCAAGTCCTTACTATCATAACCACAC from Vicia villosa cultivar HV-30 ecotype Madison, WI linkage group LG4, Vvil1.0, whole genome shotgun sequence encodes the following:
- the LOC131594164 gene encoding origin of replication complex subunit 2, which codes for MNNNENWEEEEEDEEEDLEFSRNYFLAKEVQSTVKKSKRKITDIDVVDEQELREAALHIQPKHENEIARLMDSYAAMYPEWLLSLSCGFALLMYGFGSKKALIEDFASKTLTEYSVVVINGYLQTINLKQVLITLAELLCDQVKAKRKVSSRQLNSQSIEDLLTFLYEVEVEDKDCFVCVVIHNIDGPGLRDSETQQYLARLASCTHIRMVASIDHVNAPLFWDKNMAHTQFNWCWHHVPTFAPYKVEGMFYPLILAHGSASQSVKTASIVLQSLTPNAQSVFKVLAEYQISHPDEGMPISDLYSVCRERFLVSSQVTLNSHLTEFKDHELVKTKRHSDGQDCLHIPLTTEALQKVLLEIS